Proteins encoded by one window of Blautia argi:
- a CDS encoding metal-sensing transcriptional repressor yields MEKHQEHTHVLEDGTVVSHSHGHTHSHTHTKAVLNRLSRAIGHLESIRRMVEEGRDCSEVLIQLSAVKSAINNTGKVILQDHIEHCIVDAIEHGDTEALEELNKAIDRFMK; encoded by the coding sequence ATGGAAAAACATCAGGAGCATACCCATGTACTGGAAGACGGGACTGTAGTCAGCCACAGCCACGGACATACCCATAGTCATACGCATACAAAAGCAGTGTTAAACCGTCTTTCCCGCGCAATCGGCCATTTGGAATCTATTCGCCGTATGGTGGAGGAAGGCAGGGACTGCAGCGAGGTGCTGATACAGCTTTCTGCCGTAAAGTCAGCCATTAACAATACCGGAAAAGTGATTCTTCAGGACCATATTGAACACTGTATCGTAGATGCCATTGAGCATGGAGATACAGAGGCTCTGGAGGAATTAAACAAAGCCATTGACCGTTTTATGAAATAA
- a CDS encoding xanthine phosphoribosyltransferase, giving the protein MQLLKERILKDGIVKPGNVLKVDSFLNHQMDIPLINEIGKEFKRIYADAPITKILTIEASGIGIACIAAQYFNVPVVFAKKSQSLNLDGEMYCTKIESFTHKKVYDVILSKKFLNADDHVLIIDDFLANGCALNGLIEIVRNSGAVLEGTGIVIEKGFQHGGDLLREKGVRVESLAIIDSMTDDSLVFRE; this is encoded by the coding sequence ATGCAGCTTTTAAAGGAACGCATTTTAAAAGACGGGATTGTAAAACCGGGGAATGTTTTGAAAGTAGACAGCTTTCTCAATCATCAAATGGATATTCCCCTTATTAACGAAATTGGAAAGGAATTTAAGCGGATTTATGCAGACGCGCCGATTACCAAAATTCTCACCATTGAGGCTTCCGGTATTGGTATTGCCTGTATCGCGGCTCAGTACTTTAACGTGCCTGTTGTTTTTGCAAAAAAATCACAGAGCCTGAATCTGGACGGCGAAATGTACTGTACAAAAATTGAATCCTTTACACATAAAAAGGTCTATGATGTTATTCTTTCCAAAAAATTCTTAAACGCAGATGACCATGTGCTGATTATTGACGATTTTCTTGCCAATGGCTGTGCCTTAAACGGACTGATTGAAATCGTCCGCAACTCCGGCGCAGTTTTGGAGGGAACCGGCATTGTAATTGAAAAAGGCTTTCAGCACGGGGGAGATTTATTAAGAGAAAAAGGTGTTCGTGTGGAATCACTTGCCATTATTGATTCCATGACTGATGATTCTCTGGTTTTCCGTGAGTAA
- a CDS encoding ECF transporter S component, protein MKTNTKKLILTALFAALSCIATMSIRIPTPGTGGYIHPGDAIVILSGVLLGPVYGFLAAGIGSCMSDLLGGYLVYAPVTFLIKGLVAAFSALAYRKIAKSGKYAYAGIAVGGILDILLVAGGYFLFEVLLYGPGAAASVPANLIQGTGGLILSLLLYPVLTAVPEVRKMLAPKVSH, encoded by the coding sequence ATGAAAACAAACACCAAAAAGCTGATTCTCACCGCACTTTTCGCTGCCCTTAGCTGCATAGCCACCATGTCTATCCGAATTCCAACCCCTGGCACCGGAGGATACATTCACCCCGGAGATGCCATTGTCATTCTCTCCGGAGTTCTTTTAGGCCCTGTATATGGCTTCCTTGCTGCCGGAATCGGTTCCTGCATGTCTGACCTTTTAGGCGGATATCTGGTCTATGCACCTGTAACCTTTCTTATAAAAGGACTGGTCGCTGCTTTTTCTGCCCTTGCATATCGAAAAATTGCCAAATCCGGCAAATATGCCTATGCAGGTATTGCAGTTGGAGGTATTCTGGATATCCTCCTTGTAGCAGGAGGATATTTCCTCTTTGAAGTTCTCCTCTATGGGCCAGGCGCTGCTGCCAGTGTTCCCGCAAACCTGATTCAGGGAACCGGCGGACTGATTCTGTCACTTCTTCTGTACCCGGTGCTTACCGCGGTTCCGGAAGTTCGGAAAATGCTGGCTCCAAAAGTATCCCATTAA
- a CDS encoding GNAT family N-acetyltransferase, whose protein sequence is MLTIRDIKEEDRQEFFAMAKEFYGGPACDHDIPEEHFERTLQECLRSREYSRTLMLEDENGVAGYFLIAITWSNEAGGMVIWLDELFFKSSSRGKGYGTQVFAWVEKEYPDAKRFRLEATYSNKRAIALYDRLGYKELNYYQMIKDRP, encoded by the coding sequence ATGCTGACAATTAGAGATATAAAAGAGGAAGACAGACAGGAATTTTTTGCCATGGCAAAGGAATTTTACGGAGGACCGGCATGTGATCACGATATACCGGAGGAACATTTTGAGAGAACTCTGCAGGAGTGTCTGCGAAGCCGGGAATACTCCAGAACCCTGATGCTGGAGGACGAAAACGGCGTGGCAGGTTATTTTCTGATAGCCATTACCTGGAGCAATGAAGCAGGCGGTATGGTAATCTGGCTGGACGAGCTGTTCTTTAAGAGCAGCTCCAGAGGAAAAGGGTATGGAACCCAGGTGTTTGCATGGGTGGAAAAGGAATATCCAGATGCAAAACGCTTCCGTCTGGAGGCTACCTACAGCAACAAGAGAGCCATTGCACTTTATGACCGTCTGGGCTATAAGGAACTGAATTATTATCAGATGATAAAAGATCGCCCTTAA
- a CDS encoding ubiquinone biosynthesis protein UbiE, with the protein MSEIREEFFNGYCKNYDMARTAIGEFCRDKECFFLDRIDCDYGNCPHGENCEMMKQVFAFLDSLNEK; encoded by the coding sequence ATGAGTGAAATCAGAGAAGAATTTTTCAACGGATACTGTAAAAATTATGATATGGCAAGAACTGCCATCGGAGAATTCTGTCGGGATAAAGAATGCTTTTTTTTGGACAGAATTGATTGCGATTATGGAAACTGTCCCCATGGTGAGAACTGTGAAATGATGAAGCAGGTATTTGCATTTTTGGATAGTTTAAATGAAAAATAG
- a CDS encoding DNA polymerase Y family protein — protein sequence MGTVIFHVDVNSAFLSWEAVYRLREQQGTVDLREIPSAVGGDKSKRRGIILAKSLSAKAFGVRTGEPLTDALRKCPGLTVVPAHHAMYRQYSQKFMEILREYSPDVEQYSIDEAFMDMSGMDTLIGEPVAFAHKLKNRISRELGFTVNIGISDKKYLAKMASDFEKPDKVHTLFQKDIEKKMWPLPVSNLLFVGHATEQILKKLGIYTIGELANTDVEVLRHHLKKQGESIWNFANGRDSSLVESEVQENKGYSNSTTVASDVTEESTAKMVLLSLCETVSSRLRKDGIKAEVVSVSIRNFEMQTVSHQCVMQAPTNLTEEIYHAVCRLFDELWDGAPIRLLGVHTSRVSREEKGRQLSLFDTTDYEKMEKMDQAVDQIRKKFGSNAIMRASFLDNSRVENMAGGHPDGRQVDLKTLRGKQKNE from the coding sequence ATGGGGACAGTGATTTTTCATGTTGATGTAAACAGTGCATTTTTATCCTGGGAGGCTGTGTACCGCCTGCGGGAGCAGCAGGGAACCGTGGATTTGCGGGAAATTCCCAGTGCAGTGGGAGGCGATAAGAGCAAACGTCGAGGAATTATTCTGGCAAAATCCCTGTCTGCAAAGGCCTTTGGCGTGCGTACCGGGGAGCCGCTTACAGACGCCTTGAGAAAATGCCCCGGACTTACAGTGGTTCCGGCGCACCATGCCATGTACCGTCAGTATTCTCAGAAATTTATGGAGATTTTAAGGGAATACAGCCCGGACGTAGAGCAGTACAGTATTGACGAAGCCTTTATGGATATGAGTGGCATGGATACCCTTATCGGAGAGCCGGTGGCTTTTGCCCATAAACTGAAAAACCGTATCAGCAGGGAACTGGGATTTACAGTAAATATTGGGATTTCCGATAAAAAATATCTGGCTAAAATGGCATCAGATTTTGAAAAACCGGACAAGGTACACACACTTTTTCAGAAGGACATTGAGAAAAAAATGTGGCCGCTTCCAGTGTCAAATCTGCTGTTTGTAGGACATGCCACAGAGCAGATATTGAAAAAACTGGGGATTTATACCATTGGAGAACTGGCAAATACAGATGTGGAAGTGCTGCGGCATCACCTGAAAAAACAGGGGGAAAGTATCTGGAATTTTGCCAATGGCAGGGATTCTTCTTTGGTGGAGAGTGAGGTACAGGAGAATAAGGGATACAGCAACAGTACCACAGTTGCCTCTGATGTTACAGAAGAAAGTACGGCAAAAATGGTGTTGCTTTCCCTTTGCGAAACCGTATCCTCCCGTCTTAGAAAGGACGGCATAAAGGCAGAGGTTGTGTCTGTTTCTATTCGGAATTTTGAGATGCAAACTGTATCCCATCAATGTGTGATGCAGGCGCCGACTAATCTTACGGAGGAGATTTACCATGCAGTCTGCCGTCTGTTTGATGAGCTTTGGGACGGTGCGCCCATACGTCTTTTAGGGGTGCATACCAGCCGGGTATCCAGAGAAGAAAAGGGCAGACAGCTCAGCCTTTTTGATACCACAGACTACGAAAAAATGGAAAAAATGGATCAGGCAGTTGACCAGATACGAAAAAAATTCGGAAGCAATGCCATTATGCGCGCTTCCTTTCTGGATAACTCCAGGGTGGAAAATATGGCAGGCGGGCATCCGGACGGGCGTCAGGTGGATTTAAAAACACTAAGAGGAAAACAGAAAAATGAGTGA
- a CDS encoding aminotransferase class V-fold PLP-dependent enzyme, whose translation MIYLDNAATTLVKPLQVKQAVFDAMGRLGNSARGMHGPAMEAARELYRAREKAADFFGVADSSQVAFTGNATEALNLAIQGIVKPGMHIIVTEAEHNSVLRPLYRKEKEGAELTIVKADSQGKISLKEIEKAIRPNTSWVFVTHVSNVTGNLFPVSELCKLCWERDIRLLADISQSAGCMPVNMKEMGADILCFTGHKGLFGPQGTGGICIKPGLILPPFKVGGSGIRSFEKEHPQEMPEVLEAGTANGHGIAGLSAAFDFLKETGIEDIQKHEAFLTGIFYREVKKIPGVTVYGDFETPQRGAVVSLNIRDYDSKGMGDLLWQEYEIAVRAGIHCAPLIHRALGTEKQGTLRFSFSWFNTEEEVLKAAWAVKKLAF comes from the coding sequence ATGATTTATCTGGATAATGCAGCCACAACACTTGTGAAGCCTCTGCAGGTGAAGCAGGCAGTTTTTGATGCCATGGGGAGGCTGGGAAACAGCGCCAGAGGCATGCACGGACCGGCGATGGAGGCAGCAAGAGAGTTGTATAGGGCAAGGGAAAAGGCGGCCGATTTTTTTGGAGTAGCAGATAGTTCTCAGGTAGCATTTACCGGGAATGCCACAGAGGCGCTGAATCTGGCAATTCAGGGAATTGTGAAGCCGGGTATGCATATAATTGTCACAGAGGCAGAGCACAATTCAGTACTTCGTCCTCTGTATCGAAAGGAAAAAGAAGGGGCAGAGCTGACTATTGTAAAAGCAGACAGCCAGGGAAAAATTTCCTTAAAAGAGATAGAAAAGGCCATAAGACCAAATACCTCATGGGTGTTTGTTACCCATGTTTCCAATGTGACGGGAAATCTTTTCCCTGTATCAGAACTTTGTAAATTGTGCTGGGAGAGAGACATTCGTCTGCTGGCTGATATTTCTCAGAGTGCAGGTTGTATGCCCGTAAATATGAAAGAAATGGGCGCAGATATTTTGTGTTTTACCGGACATAAGGGGCTTTTCGGCCCTCAGGGAACAGGCGGAATCTGCATAAAACCTGGACTTATACTGCCCCCTTTTAAAGTGGGAGGAAGCGGAATCCGTTCCTTTGAGAAGGAGCACCCGCAGGAAATGCCGGAGGTTCTGGAGGCTGGTACGGCAAACGGACATGGCATTGCAGGGCTGTCTGCTGCCTTTGATTTTCTGAAAGAAACAGGGATTGAGGACATTCAGAAGCATGAGGCTTTTCTTACCGGGATTTTTTACAGAGAGGTCAAAAAGATTCCGGGTGTTACCGTTTACGGAGATTTTGAAACTCCCCAAAGAGGGGCTGTGGTTTCCTTAAATATTCGGGATTATGACTCCAAGGGAATGGGAGATTTGCTCTGGCAGGAATATGAGATTGCAGTTCGTGCAGGCATACACTGTGCGCCTCTGATACATCGGGCATTGGGAACTGAAAAGCAGGGAACGCTCAGGTTTTCTTTTTCTTGGTTTAATACAGAGGAAGAGGTTTTAAAGGCAGCCTGGGCAGTGAAAAAGCTGGCATTTTAG
- the selD gene encoding selenide, water dikinase SelD, protein MEKEKIRLTQFAKSAGCAAKLSPQILSEVVGKLPRFSDERLLVGVETSDDAAVYQISEDLAMIQTLDFFPPMADDAYTFGQIAAANALSDIYAMGGEPKLALNIVAYPNCLGAETLGEILAGGADKVKEAGAVLAGGHSINDEEPKYGMAVTGFVHPKKIWKNKGAMPGDVLILTKPLGTGLINTAVKAELASEAAAEKAVESMTSLNKAARDVLVQFPVHCCTDVTGFSLAGHGLEIAKASEATLEIWVNRLPVLPEALSYAAMGLVPEGTYRNKRYQKPDILFGEGVCEAEEDLIFDPQTSGGLLISVEEAYAEEILKALKQSDIRTPFAVIGKVLEKKSTYMEVKKAGGKS, encoded by the coding sequence ATGGAAAAAGAAAAAATACGTTTAACACAATTTGCAAAAAGCGCCGGCTGTGCGGCAAAGCTCTCTCCTCAGATTCTTTCGGAGGTGGTGGGAAAACTGCCGCGGTTTTCAGATGAAAGGCTGCTGGTGGGAGTGGAAACCTCTGATGATGCGGCAGTATATCAGATAAGTGAAGATCTTGCTATGATTCAGACTCTGGACTTTTTTCCACCCATGGCAGATGATGCATATACCTTTGGACAGATTGCAGCAGCCAATGCATTAAGTGATATTTATGCCATGGGGGGAGAGCCGAAGCTGGCGTTGAATATTGTCGCTTATCCCAACTGTCTGGGTGCGGAAACCCTAGGAGAAATTCTGGCAGGCGGAGCAGATAAGGTAAAGGAGGCCGGGGCAGTTCTGGCAGGCGGACACTCCATTAATGATGAAGAACCCAAATACGGCATGGCAGTTACGGGCTTTGTACATCCGAAGAAAATCTGGAAAAACAAGGGGGCAATGCCTGGAGATGTGCTGATTCTTACCAAGCCTTTGGGAACTGGGCTTATCAATACTGCAGTGAAAGCAGAGCTGGCTTCTGAGGCTGCTGCAGAAAAAGCAGTGGAGAGTATGACCTCCTTAAATAAAGCTGCCAGAGATGTACTTGTACAGTTCCCGGTTCACTGCTGCACGGATGTGACGGGATTTTCTCTGGCAGGACATGGGTTGGAAATTGCAAAGGCAAGTGAGGCAACACTGGAAATCTGGGTAAACAGGCTTCCTGTTTTGCCGGAGGCTCTTTCCTATGCGGCCATGGGTTTGGTGCCAGAAGGAACCTATCGAAACAAACGGTATCAAAAGCCGGATATCCTTTTTGGAGAGGGTGTCTGTGAGGCTGAGGAGGATCTGATTTTTGACCCGCAGACATCAGGAGGACTGCTGATAAGTGTGGAAGAAGCCTATGCAGAAGAGATTTTAAAGGCATTAAAGCAAAGTGATATCAGGACGCCTTTTGCGGTTATCGGAAAGGTTTTGGAGAAGAAAAGCACCTATATGGAAGTGAAAAAAGCAGGGGGAAAATCATGA
- the xth gene encoding exodeoxyribonuclease III, with amino-acid sequence MKFISWNVNGLRACVQKGFTEYFREADADFFCLQETKLQEGQIDFAPEGYFCYWNYAVKKGYSGTAIFTKKEPLQVTYGIGIEEHDQEGRVITLEYENFYMVTVYTPNSQSELARLEYRMKWEDDFRAYLKKLDEKKPVVMCGDLNVAHQEIDLKNPKTNRKNAGFTDEERGKFTEFLDSGFTDTFRYFYPEETGIYSWWSYRFKAREKNAGWRIDYFCISKRLEDRLLSAAIHTEVFGSDHCPVEVQIGLE; translated from the coding sequence ATGAAATTTATTTCGTGGAATGTAAATGGTTTGCGCGCCTGTGTGCAAAAGGGCTTTACCGAGTATTTCAGAGAAGCGGACGCTGATTTTTTTTGCCTTCAGGAAACAAAGCTTCAGGAGGGACAGATTGATTTTGCGCCGGAAGGGTATTTTTGCTACTGGAATTATGCGGTGAAAAAGGGATATTCGGGAACTGCCATTTTTACAAAAAAAGAACCTCTGCAGGTCACTTACGGAATAGGAATTGAAGAGCATGATCAGGAGGGACGCGTCATTACCCTGGAATATGAAAATTTTTATATGGTAACAGTGTACACGCCAAACTCCCAAAGCGAACTGGCAAGACTTGAGTATCGTATGAAATGGGAAGATGATTTCCGGGCATATTTAAAGAAACTGGACGAGAAAAAGCCGGTGGTTATGTGCGGAGATTTAAACGTGGCGCATCAGGAGATTGACCTGAAAAATCCAAAAACCAATCGGAAAAATGCAGGTTTTACAGACGAAGAAAGAGGAAAATTCACAGAATTTCTGGACAGTGGATTCACAGATACCTTCCGCTATTTTTATCCTGAGGAAACAGGAATTTATTCCTGGTGGTCTTACCGCTTCAAGGCAAGGGAAAAGAATGCAGGCTGGCGCATTGACTATTTCTGCATCTCCAAAAGACTGGAGGACAGGCTGCTCAGCGCGGCTATCCACACAGAGGTATTTGGTTCTGACCACTGTCCGGTAGAAGTACAGATAGGACTGGAATAA